Proteins found in one Coffea eugenioides isolate CCC68of chromosome 5, Ceug_1.0, whole genome shotgun sequence genomic segment:
- the LOC113771207 gene encoding uncharacterized protein LOC113771207, which yields MAPYETLYSRKCRSPICWDEIGERKILDPTTVPWNEEAYENVKLICQRIQIAQSRQSYADNRRKDLEFVVRNQVFLKITPLKASLMVGREKKLQLKFVGPYKIHQCVGNVAYKLELPSSLSRIHNLFHVSMLKKYHPDPSHVLQPENIEIDEALTYEKKPVNLLDRKVKERRNKQIPSVKVLWSNHGIEEATWEVEEEIRQKYPNLILNQSAQEGFERNPGVDN from the exons atggctccgtatgaaacTCTGTATAGCCGGAAGTGTAGATCTCctatttgttgggatgaaataggtgaaaGAAAGATTTTAGACCCAACTACAGTACCATGGAATGAGGAGGCATACGAAAATGTGAAATTAATATGCCAAAGGATTCAGATAGCTCAGAGCCGTCAAAGTTACGCAGATAATagaaggaaggatttggagtttgtgGTTAGAAATCAAGTTTTCCTTAAAATCACTCCtctaaaagcaagtttgatggtagggagagaaaagaagttGCAACTAAAatttgtaggaccttataagaTTCACCAATGTGTGGGAAACGTGGCCTATAAGTTGGAACTACCATCAAGTTTGTCTCGAATTCATAATCTTTTCCACGTGtctatgctcaagaagtacCACCCAGATCCCTCCCATGTACTGCAACCAGAAAATATTGAGATCGACGAGGCACTGACTTATGAGAAGAAACCAGTGAACCTTCTGGATCGTAAGGTGAAGGAACGAAGGAATAAGCAAATCCCTTCGGTaaaagttttatggagtaatcatggaatagaagaagcaacttgggaagtaGAGGAGGAGATTCGACAGAAATATCCAAACCTAATTCTGAATCAAA gtgctcaagagggTTTCGAAAGGAATCCCGGTGTGGACAACtga